A stretch of Desulfobacter hydrogenophilus DNA encodes these proteins:
- a CDS encoding PFL family protein: MFEDQEIISTIEMVKNENLDVRAVTLGINLFDCISHDLTVFKKNIRKKIIGHAATLVETCDQVGEKYGIKVVNKRISISPIALVGACFSSEQMVEIAHELNDIAKAVNIDFIGGFSALVEKGIANGDQALIDAIPKALATTQRICASVNVATTKAGINMDAVLAMSRTIKKAAALTADEDGLACAKLCVFSNIPEDMPFMAGAYLGVGQADAVINVGVSGPGVIKRAIERNLSQQHLSLGRIAEIIKRTACKVTRVGELIGREVADILNIRFGVVDLSLAPTPTVGDSVGEIFQALGLTHIGVPGSTAALAMLNDAVKKGGAFASSHVGGLSGAFIPVSEDLNIAEAAQKGFLSIEKLEAMTCVCSVGLDMVAVPGNITEQVLAGIIADEMAIGMINAKTTATRIIPVPGKKAGDSVNFGGLLGKASIMDVPHLDLEDIFVEYGGHIPAPIHSLKN; encoded by the coding sequence GTGTTTGAAGATCAGGAAATTATCTCCACCATAGAGATGGTAAAGAATGAAAATCTGGACGTGCGGGCAGTTACTTTAGGAATCAACCTGTTTGACTGTATCTCCCATGACCTGACTGTATTCAAAAAAAATATACGCAAAAAAATCATTGGCCATGCAGCCACGCTGGTGGAAACCTGTGACCAAGTGGGTGAAAAGTACGGCATCAAGGTCGTCAACAAGCGTATCTCCATCTCTCCCATTGCCTTGGTGGGCGCATGTTTTTCATCCGAGCAGATGGTGGAAATTGCCCATGAACTCAATGATATTGCCAAAGCCGTAAATATTGATTTCATCGGCGGTTTTTCAGCCCTGGTGGAAAAGGGCATTGCCAATGGGGACCAGGCGTTGATTGATGCCATCCCGAAAGCCTTGGCCACCACCCAGCGGATCTGCGCTTCGGTAAATGTGGCCACAACCAAGGCCGGCATTAATATGGATGCCGTACTTGCCATGTCCAGGACCATTAAAAAAGCAGCCGCACTCACGGCTGATGAAGACGGCCTGGCCTGTGCCAAGCTGTGTGTATTTTCAAATATTCCCGAGGACATGCCGTTTATGGCAGGCGCCTATCTTGGTGTGGGCCAGGCAGATGCCGTAATTAATGTTGGGGTGTCCGGGCCTGGGGTGATCAAACGCGCCATTGAAAGAAACCTGTCCCAGCAGCACTTGTCCCTTGGCCGCATTGCCGAAATCATCAAACGCACTGCCTGCAAGGTCACCCGGGTGGGAGAACTCATTGGCAGGGAGGTGGCAGACATCCTTAATATCCGGTTTGGCGTGGTGGATCTCTCCCTTGCCCCAACCCCGACGGTGGGCGACAGTGTGGGTGAAATCTTCCAGGCCCTGGGCCTTACGCACATTGGTGTGCCCGGCTCCACCGCAGCTTTAGCCATGCTCAATGATGCGGTGAAAAAAGGCGGGGCATTTGCCTCGTCCCATGTGGGCGGCCTATCCGGTGCCTTTATTCCTGTCAGTGAAGACCTAAACATTGCCGAGGCGGCTCAGAAAGGATTTCTCTCCATAGAAAAACTGGAAGCCATGACCTGTGTCTGTTCCGTGGGGCTTGATATGGTAGCGGTGCCAGGAAATATTACAGAGCAGGTATTAGCAGGTATCATTGCTGATGAAATGGCAATCGGCATGATCAATGCCAAAACCACAGCCACGCGTATTATCCCGGTGCCCGGCAAAAAAGCTGGGGACAGCGTTAATTTCGGCGGGCTTCTTGGCAAGGCCAGTATCATGGATGTACCCCACCTTGACCTTGAAGATATTTTTGTGGAATATGGCGGCCATATTCCTGCCCCCATCCATAGTTTAAAAAATTAG
- the rsmB gene encoding 16S rRNA (cytosine(967)-C(5))-methyltransferase RsmB gives MNMTADPRYLAFTLINAGQKPTLPLDRAIEDAAQKLELLSQKDKGLCHAIVFGVFRHRGRIDQLICHCSKLAFDRIDSKVKTILRIGVFQIVFLDRVPDFAAINTSIELAKPICGKKASGFINAVLRNISRSHKDIALPCSHKNIAEHLTAAFSIPSWLGKRWVARYGKEKTLTLAGILMDLPPLTLRVNPHKINRNALIADFERAGINAQTTRFSPLGLQIQTSGIAIPDLPGFNDGLFQIQDEAAQLAVQLLGPKPDENILDACAGLGTKTCHMALEMENKGNITANDTGENKAERLDREAGRLDIDIIRTTHVDMARAGFNDFSSYFDRVLVDAPCTGLGVLARNPDSRWKRSSKDIMRMAALQKKILNGSANLVAPGGVLVYAVCSCEPEETTQVIQRFLDKRKDFSPDFSGFEKHLPFFCEFGSKTFNKTTFPDHLNMDGFFMARMRRNKKNLK, from the coding sequence ATGAACATGACCGCTGATCCACGTTATCTCGCCTTTACCCTGATTAACGCAGGGCAAAAGCCGACCCTGCCCCTTGACCGTGCCATTGAGGATGCGGCACAAAAACTTGAACTTTTGAGTCAAAAGGATAAAGGGCTTTGCCATGCCATTGTGTTCGGGGTGTTCAGACACAGGGGGCGAATTGATCAATTGATTTGCCATTGCTCCAAACTTGCCTTTGACCGCATTGATTCCAAAGTTAAAACCATTTTACGCATTGGTGTGTTCCAGATTGTTTTCCTGGACAGGGTTCCGGATTTTGCTGCCATTAATACCAGTATTGAACTTGCAAAACCGATCTGCGGCAAAAAGGCTTCAGGCTTCATCAATGCGGTTTTGCGCAATATATCCAGGTCCCACAAAGATATTGCCCTGCCCTGTTCCCATAAAAATATAGCCGAACACCTTACGGCAGCCTTTTCTATACCATCCTGGCTTGGTAAACGCTGGGTCGCAAGATATGGGAAAGAAAAGACCTTGACACTTGCCGGCATTTTGATGGATTTGCCCCCGCTGACTCTCAGGGTCAATCCACACAAAATCAATCGAAACGCGTTGATTGCAGATTTTGAACGCGCAGGGATTAATGCCCAAACAACACGATTCAGTCCTTTGGGCCTTCAAATCCAGACATCCGGTATTGCCATACCTGATCTGCCCGGATTCAATGACGGCCTATTTCAGATTCAGGATGAAGCGGCCCAGCTTGCCGTACAGCTTTTAGGCCCCAAGCCCGATGAAAATATTCTGGATGCCTGTGCAGGCCTTGGCACCAAAACCTGCCATATGGCCCTTGAAATGGAAAACAAAGGTAACATCACCGCCAATGATACCGGTGAAAACAAAGCCGAGCGTTTGGACCGCGAAGCCGGGCGGCTGGACATTGATATTATCCGCACCACCCATGTGGACATGGCCCGGGCAGGATTCAATGATTTTTCATCCTATTTTGACCGGGTGCTTGTGGATGCGCCATGTACAGGCTTAGGTGTCCTTGCCAGAAACCCGGACAGCCGATGGAAAAGAAGCTCAAAGGACATTATGCGCATGGCGGCCCTGCAAAAAAAGATCCTTAACGGTTCCGCTAATCTGGTGGCGCCGGGGGGGGTGCTGGTATATGCGGTTTGTTCCTGCGAGCCCGAAGAGACAACCCAGGTGATCCAGCGGTTCTTAGACAAAAGAAAAGATTTTTCCCCGGATTTTTCAGGGTTTGAAAAGCATCTGCCTTTTTTCTGCGAATTCGGGTCTAAAACATTTAATAAAACTACCTTTCCTGACCATCTTAACATGGACGGCTTTTTCATGGCCAGGATGAGACGTAACAAAAAAAATTTAAAATAG
- a CDS encoding transposase: MKVLKTRKKNVVTLDIGAFCAKETVLVNPIDNTVHQSQQLRSLTPYRCTYGYDVLVFVGYGLFVHCLSEQQIIALLSDRNITISQREIGFLGKKFIAYLAIAHQQAQQRLNQLMSHKGGYILHIDGTCEGGSPHLFTGMDGIAQIVLDNIKLPSEKAESIIPFLERIKKQYGNPVALVHDMGKGILSAVEVVFKGIPDFICHFHFLRDIGKDLYEAEYAKIRIRLTKHKIRTVLRAKAKALDSLMGNDTQLGTGLLECIAENQPNTIPAEKLAIVSSYVMIHWALDTTGQLEGYGFPFDCPHFIFYQRLKVLYKMVDTSGYNQFDKHFFNLWKPLNKIINDQQLRSAAKQIEKKMETFKQLRTALSITVSENKKGLNDDGDNNTNIKRIAQKVKRFRAQIMADPKLSQTDSYKKMIKQIDTYWEKLFADPITIETSNGQQVHIQPQRTNNILERFFRELKRRNRKRSGTISLNKRLKTMLTDTPLIKNLDKAEYMEAILDGNATLEERFEKIDYNMVLEKLNDEQKTYGKISPEMKKIIQRPDLPKKLASLFAT; encoded by the coding sequence TTGAAAGTGCTCAAAACCAGGAAGAAAAACGTTGTGACTTTGGATATCGGGGCATTTTGTGCAAAGGAAACAGTTTTGGTCAATCCAATTGATAACACGGTCCATCAAAGTCAACAGCTTCGTTCTTTGACCCCATATCGGTGCACGTATGGGTATGATGTGTTGGTTTTTGTCGGATATGGACTTTTTGTTCACTGTCTATCAGAACAGCAAATCATTGCACTGCTGTCAGATAGAAATATAACCATTTCTCAACGAGAGATTGGTTTCCTTGGTAAGAAATTTATTGCTTATCTGGCCATAGCCCATCAGCAGGCACAGCAACGATTAAATCAACTGATGTCACACAAAGGCGGCTATATTCTGCATATAGATGGCACTTGCGAAGGCGGCAGTCCTCATCTTTTTACCGGTATGGACGGCATTGCTCAAATAGTATTGGATAATATCAAATTGCCCTCGGAAAAAGCAGAATCCATCATCCCCTTTTTAGAAAGAATAAAAAAGCAATACGGCAACCCGGTTGCTCTGGTCCATGATATGGGTAAAGGCATTTTATCGGCAGTAGAGGTTGTGTTCAAAGGTATTCCGGATTTCATCTGCCATTTCCATTTTTTAAGAGATATTGGAAAAGATTTATATGAAGCAGAATACGCTAAGATTAGAATCCGTTTAACAAAGCATAAAATCAGAACAGTGCTTCGGGCAAAAGCAAAGGCGCTGGACTCTCTCATGGGAAACGATACTCAACTTGGGACAGGGCTATTAGAGTGTATTGCTGAAAATCAGCCGAACACAATACCCGCAGAAAAACTGGCGATTGTGTCGTCATATGTCATGATCCATTGGGCTCTTGACACAACTGGCCAACTTGAGGGTTATGGTTTCCCATTTGATTGCCCGCACTTTATTTTTTACCAGCGGCTAAAAGTCCTGTATAAAATGGTGGACACCTCTGGCTACAATCAATTCGATAAACATTTCTTCAATCTTTGGAAGCCTCTCAATAAAATCATCAATGACCAACAGTTGAGAAGCGCCGCTAAGCAAATTGAAAAAAAGATGGAAACCTTCAAACAACTCCGAACCGCCTTATCCATAACCGTTTCTGAAAATAAGAAAGGACTTAATGATGACGGCGATAATAATACCAATATAAAACGTATTGCTCAGAAAGTGAAAAGATTCAGGGCGCAAATAATGGCAGACCCGAAATTATCTCAAACAGACTCATATAAAAAAATGATCAAACAGATCGACACTTACTGGGAGAAACTTTTTGCCGATCCAATTACAATCGAAACATCCAATGGTCAGCAGGTTCACATCCAACCTCAACGCACAAACAATATTTTGGAACGATTTTTCCGGGAACTTAAACGTAGAAACCGGAAAAGAAGTGGAACAATATCATTAAATAAAAGGCTCAAAACCATGCTCACAGACACGCCGTTAATCAAGAATCTTGATAAAGCAGAATATATGGAAGCCATCCTTGATGGGAATGCTACTTTGGAGGAACGATTCGAAAAAATTGACTACAACATGGTTCTTGAAAAATTAAACGACGAACAAAAAACGTATGGAAAAATTAGCCCTGAAATGAAAAAAATAATTCAGCGGCCTGATTTGCCGAAAAAATTGGCATCCTTATTCGCTACTTAA
- a CDS encoding B12-binding domain-containing radical SAM protein — protein MSDIVLIAPPIREFYLTKKRTIPYGLACIAKQLEQAEFSCTIIDALARNKSKIIEYPKKFSHLIPHYGRTDITLFSLFHHYRHFGYSFEHIANLVRQERPFLVGISALFTPYWGQALDTARQVKRFWPSAFIVLGGHHATQFPETCLKCKEIDFVIQGEGEAPMVQLARQLKNQAPGTLPEADDLRQISGIGFKQGNGIVLNPPAWADSPHGLDQNALDKIDWHFYQRNKKAAITIVASRGCPFSCSYCAVSASSNYGKFRIRPVKDVLDEIKLQVRSKQIGFIDFEDENLTLKKSWALELLDGIRQIFKGQDIELRAMNGLFPPSLDTEILTAMKATGFKTLNLSVGSFSATQLKRFRRPDVRQAHDRVLDIAKDLDMDCVSYLLGAAPGQTAATTLNDLLTLATRRTVAGLSIYYPAPGSADYVLCEKQELLPHDFTSMRSTAFPVVDTTSRLEAVTLLRLARILNFLKFCVDQNGVLPKALSADEILDMENSCHGEMDRYEASTLLIRLFLTDAIPRGMDHEGRIYPHPHSINLCKKFIQTLKNITLFGAVQSSSSQGADLIPDSTRIDH, from the coding sequence ATGTCGGATATTGTCTTAATTGCCCCGCCCATCCGGGAATTTTATCTGACAAAAAAACGCACCATTCCCTACGGGCTGGCCTGTATTGCCAAACAATTAGAGCAGGCCGAATTTTCATGCACCATTATTGATGCCCTTGCCAGGAACAAATCAAAGATCATTGAATACCCGAAAAAATTTAGTCATTTGATTCCCCATTACGGGAGAACTGATATTACGTTGTTCTCTTTATTCCACCATTACAGACATTTTGGATACAGTTTCGAGCATATTGCAAATCTGGTCAGGCAGGAAAGGCCTTTTTTAGTGGGTATATCCGCTTTGTTCACCCCCTATTGGGGCCAGGCCCTTGACACGGCAAGGCAGGTGAAACGATTCTGGCCCAGCGCCTTTATTGTATTGGGCGGCCACCATGCCACCCAGTTCCCTGAAACCTGCCTTAAATGTAAAGAGATTGATTTTGTAATTCAAGGAGAAGGCGAAGCGCCCATGGTACAGCTTGCACGGCAGCTAAAAAACCAAGCACCCGGCACCTTGCCTGAAGCAGATGATTTAAGGCAAATCAGCGGTATCGGTTTCAAGCAGGGCAATGGTATTGTTCTCAATCCGCCTGCCTGGGCTGATTCTCCCCATGGTCTTGACCAAAATGCGTTGGATAAAATTGACTGGCACTTTTACCAGCGCAATAAAAAAGCCGCCATTACCATTGTGGCCTCCAGGGGGTGTCCTTTTTCCTGTTCCTATTGCGCGGTGTCGGCATCCAGCAATTATGGAAAGTTTCGGATACGGCCGGTTAAAGACGTTCTTGATGAAATTAAATTGCAGGTAAGATCTAAACAAATTGGATTTATCGATTTTGAAGATGAAAACTTAACCCTTAAAAAATCATGGGCCCTGGAACTTTTAGACGGCATTCGTCAGATATTCAAGGGACAGGATATTGAGCTGCGCGCCATGAACGGACTTTTCCCCCCATCCCTTGACACGGAGATCCTGACAGCCATGAAAGCCACCGGGTTCAAAACCCTGAATCTGTCCGTAGGCTCTTTCAGTGCAACCCAGTTGAAACGCTTTAGGCGTCCTGATGTCAGACAGGCCCATGACAGAGTGTTGGATATCGCCAAAGATTTGGATATGGATTGTGTCTCTTACCTTCTTGGAGCCGCCCCCGGTCAAACCGCTGCCACCACCTTAAATGATCTTTTGACACTTGCGACCAGAAGAACCGTTGCCGGTCTCTCCATTTACTATCCGGCCCCGGGCAGTGCGGATTATGTCCTGTGTGAGAAACAGGAATTATTGCCACATGATTTCACCTCAATGCGCTCCACAGCCTTTCCAGTGGTAGATACCACCTCCAGACTTGAAGCGGTAACACTTTTACGTCTGGCAAGAATCCTAAATTTTCTTAAATTCTGTGTGGATCAAAATGGTGTTTTGCCAAAGGCCTTAAGTGCCGACGAAATCTTAGACATGGAAAACAGTTGCCATGGGGAAATGGATAGATACGAGGCCAGCACCCTTCTAATCCGCTTATTCCTAACAGACGCAATTCCCAGGGGAATGGATCATGAAGGCCGCATTTATCCCCATCCCCACAGTATAAATTTATGTAAAAAATTCATACAAACGCTTAAAAATATCACCCTGTTCGGCGCTGTCCAGTCTTCTTCTTCCCAGGGTGCTGATCTTATTCCCGACTCGACGCGCATTGATCACTAA
- a CDS encoding PEP-CTERM sorting domain-containing protein, with protein MKTFVGLLVGLFLTLFVVGSASAISFTDTVDLNDVILSEGPIASLGHVTEYSYTHNTPSDFEVPPDTVISATLTISGYWIDDNNDTVTVEETTVGTLNSGGNQGSFLWWTWDNPSISAFDISGIFQTWEAETLLDITITANGNFPDGIIQLSSSVFELEYENGSDPSGGAHAPEPATMVLFGLGLLGVAGMSRKKS; from the coding sequence ATGAAGACGTTTGTTGGTTTATTGGTTGGGTTGTTTTTAACTCTTTTTGTTGTTGGAAGTGCTTCTGCTATTTCGTTCACAGATACTGTAGATTTGAACGACGTGATTCTTTCGGAAGGCCCTATAGCAAGCCTTGGTCACGTTACTGAATATAGCTATACGCACAACACCCCGTCCGATTTTGAGGTCCCACCTGATACAGTTATATCCGCCACGCTGACTATTTCTGGTTACTGGATAGATGATAATAATGACACTGTGACTGTCGAAGAAACTACTGTCGGAACTTTAAATTCAGGAGGAAATCAAGGTAGCTTCCTGTGGTGGACTTGGGATAACCCTTCAATTTCTGCTTTTGATATCTCAGGAATTTTTCAAACTTGGGAGGCCGAAACACTTCTTGATATTACAATCACTGCTAATGGAAATTTTCCTGATGGGATTATTCAGCTTTCAAGTTCAGTATTTGAACTTGAATATGAAAATGGAAGTGATCCATCAGGTGGTGCCCACGCCCCCGAACCAGCCACAATGGTTCTGTTTGGTCTCGGGCTTCTTGGTGTGGCTGGAATGAGCAGAAAGAAAAGCTAA
- a CDS encoding MFS transporter: MSTTQASGRQAFGERINYKIVLVLSLVHFTGDFYSAFFTPLLPAFQAKLSLTLTQVGLITGTVRFLSFVVQPAVGYMADRYETRWFVLTGLFLVFFIIPFSGIAPNYWILLTILCLGSFGSSMFHPSTSGMVNVYAGNRAGFAQSIFNTGGTMAFALGPVFITWYVSRFGLSAMPWTMLLGLVSFIFCLKYMPKPVSENMAGLGFINSLKHTFGKVYKTVFLIWLVMVLRAVVGQTFLTFMPIYLTLHGHPLPSVGVIIALFTIAGTLSGLTAGYCADRFGFKPVFLLSYLLMPPTLLMFLYMPGLGAYTGSFLSGFFVLAPMPLGVVMAQKLAPGSRAMAASLMMGLAYGLGGVVSPGIGWLADVFGLTIVLKCTAFIPLVCLVPIALFPKIK; this comes from the coding sequence ATGAGCACCACCCAAGCTTCCGGCCGTCAGGCTTTCGGGGAGCGGATTAATTATAAAATTGTCCTGGTCTTAAGCCTGGTTCATTTTACAGGGGATTTTTACTCTGCCTTTTTCACCCCTTTGCTGCCGGCATTCCAGGCTAAGTTGAGTCTTACACTGACCCAGGTGGGCCTGATTACCGGCACTGTGCGCTTCTTATCCTTTGTGGTGCAACCGGCAGTGGGGTATATGGCCGACAGGTACGAAACCCGCTGGTTTGTACTCACTGGATTGTTTTTAGTCTTCTTTATCATTCCCTTTTCCGGCATTGCACCCAATTATTGGATATTGCTGACCATCCTATGCCTGGGATCTTTTGGTTCCTCCATGTTTCATCCATCCACTTCGGGCATGGTGAATGTATATGCCGGCAACCGGGCGGGTTTTGCACAATCCATTTTCAATACCGGCGGAACCATGGCTTTTGCTTTAGGGCCTGTATTCATCACCTGGTATGTGAGTCGGTTCGGCCTGTCTGCCATGCCATGGACCATGCTGTTGGGTCTTGTCTCATTTATATTCTGCCTGAAGTATATGCCCAAACCCGTATCCGAGAATATGGCGGGATTAGGATTTATAAACAGTTTAAAGCACACCTTTGGCAAGGTGTATAAAACGGTATTTTTAATCTGGCTGGTCATGGTATTACGGGCAGTTGTGGGCCAAACATTTTTAACCTTCATGCCCATTTACCTCACCCTCCACGGTCATCCATTACCTTCTGTTGGTGTGATCATCGCACTGTTCACTATTGCGGGGACACTGTCCGGACTAACTGCAGGCTATTGCGCAGACCGCTTCGGGTTCAAGCCTGTATTTTTGCTATCATACCTACTCATGCCACCAACCCTTTTGATGTTTTTATACATGCCGGGGTTAGGCGCGTATACCGGCTCCTTTCTTTCCGGCTTTTTTGTGCTTGCCCCCATGCCTTTAGGCGTGGTCATGGCCCAGAAGCTTGCCCCCGGATCCAGGGCCATGGCAGCCAGTCTGATGATGGGACTGGCCTATGGGCTTGGCGGGGTAGTTTCCCCGGGAATCGGTTGGCTGGCAGATGTTTTCGGACTGACAATCGTTCTTAAATGCACCGCATTTATCCCGCTGGTCTGCCTTGTACCCATTGCTCTGTTTCCCAAAATAAAGTAG
- a CDS encoding glycine cleavage system protein R, which produces MNKMIISVLAKDRPGIIASVTSDLCDLGCNLENVNQMILQNQFAGFFIVQAPEGVSAETIRQELTLKEEANGLTIHVRSLEGDTQMPVEEKEIFLITTSGPDQKGLVAQLSDVISSFGANIVNLKAVFMGGSNPNENVMSYQVPVTKEIDAPALFAALKEKAKKLDLDIRIQHKNIFDVTNKI; this is translated from the coding sequence ATGAACAAAATGATAATATCTGTTCTGGCCAAAGACCGGCCGGGCATTATCGCAAGTGTTACCTCGGATCTGTGTGATCTGGGATGCAATCTTGAAAACGTCAACCAGATGATCCTGCAAAACCAGTTTGCCGGCTTTTTTATTGTCCAAGCCCCCGAAGGCGTATCCGCTGAAACCATCAGGCAGGAGCTTACCTTGAAAGAGGAAGCCAACGGATTGACCATCCATGTCAGATCCCTTGAAGGGGACACCCAGATGCCTGTGGAGGAAAAAGAAATTTTTCTGATCACCACCTCGGGCCCTGACCAGAAAGGTCTTGTGGCACAATTGTCCGATGTTATTTCAAGTTTTGGCGCCAATATTGTCAACCTGAAAGCCGTGTTCATGGGAGGTTCCAATCCCAATGAAAATGTCATGTCCTACCAGGTCCCGGTGACAAAAGAAATTGATGCCCCTGCCCTGTTTGCCGCCCTTAAGGAAAAAGCAAAAAAACTGGACCTGGACATCCGCATCCAGCACAAAAATATTTTTGACGTGACCAATAAAATATAA
- the rpe gene encoding ribulose-phosphate 3-epimerase gives MTLIAPSILSADFTRLGEEVKAVENAGADWIHIDVMDGQFVPNISYGPIVVKACKQVTDLVLDVHLMIETPDARIPDFAKAGANYISVHAEACPHLHRSLQLIKSLGVKAGVALNPATPLSAIEYVIDMLDFVLIMSVNPGFGGQKFINASLNKIIALSNMLSDAGSNAIIQVDGGVNNDTIEAVTRAGASCFVAGSAIFNTPDYKTTIDGLRKLSDKGKI, from the coding sequence ATGACACTGATCGCCCCCTCTATTCTGTCTGCGGATTTCACCCGTTTGGGAGAAGAGGTCAAAGCGGTGGAAAACGCAGGCGCAGACTGGATTCACATTGATGTTATGGATGGACAGTTTGTGCCCAATATTTCTTACGGACCCATTGTTGTGAAGGCCTGCAAACAAGTTACGGATCTGGTGCTGGACGTCCACCTGATGATTGAAACCCCGGATGCCAGAATTCCGGACTTTGCCAAAGCCGGAGCCAACTACATCAGCGTTCATGCAGAAGCATGCCCCCATCTGCACCGCAGCCTGCAACTGATAAAAAGTTTAGGCGTAAAAGCCGGCGTTGCCCTGAATCCGGCCACGCCGTTATCAGCCATCGAATATGTCATTGATATGCTGGATTTTGTCCTGATCATGAGTGTCAATCCCGGTTTCGGCGGCCAGAAATTCATCAACGCCAGTTTAAATAAAATCATCGCGTTGTCTAACATGTTATCTGACGCAGGCTCCAATGCCATTATCCAGGTGGACGGCGGCGTTAACAATGATACCATTGAAGCCGTTACAAGGGCCGGTGCCAGTTGTTTTGTGGCGGGTTCTGCCATTTTTAACACACCTGACTATAAAACAACCATTGACGGGCTTCGCAAGCTTTCCGACAAAGGCAAAATATGA
- the pyk gene encoding pyruvate kinase: MKRRKTKIVATISNLNCSVEFIKTLYHAGMNVVRLNTAHMSHDDAMQVIENTRKVSDKIGILLDTKGPEIRTCDAKDPLSVVSGDSIRMKGEAGGISKDDVICVSYPHFVDDVPVGSSILIDDGCIALKVTDKADGYLNCFVENDGVIYPRKSVNIPSVLVKLPALSEKDKGFIAFAADQDLDFIAHSFVRNKEDVLAVQNILDEKKSPIKIIAKIENAQGVDKLREILEYAYGVMVARGDLAVEIPTEKIPLIQKDIVQTCIELRRPVIVATQMLHSMIHSPRPTRAEVSDVANACLDHTDALMLSGETANGKYPEQAVLTMARIAQEVELTRSSFIDIPYSSLGNLTDYLAKAAVKSSLRLNTRGIVADSLSGKTILALAAYRGDSPIFAQVYDKKVMRMLSLSFGVFPEYIPLGPSPRKSVTGAICRLIEEQNFNDDDLIIVLSGSFGPERGASFIEISNAKNFSDQCTWSRK, from the coding sequence TTGAAAAGGCGTAAAACAAAAATTGTAGCTACCATATCCAACCTGAATTGTTCGGTGGAATTTATTAAAACTCTTTATCATGCCGGAATGAATGTGGTGCGTTTGAATACGGCCCACATGAGCCATGATGATGCCATGCAAGTTATTGAAAATACCCGCAAGGTATCGGACAAGATCGGTATCCTTTTAGATACCAAAGGTCCTGAAATCAGAACCTGTGATGCTAAGGATCCCCTGTCCGTCGTTTCTGGGGATTCTATCCGTATGAAAGGAGAGGCCGGTGGGATTTCCAAGGATGATGTGATCTGTGTATCCTACCCCCATTTTGTAGATGATGTGCCGGTTGGGTCTTCCATTCTCATTGATGACGGATGCATTGCCCTGAAAGTGACAGATAAGGCAGATGGATATCTTAACTGTTTTGTGGAAAATGACGGGGTAATTTATCCCAGAAAAAGTGTCAATATCCCATCAGTTCTTGTTAAATTGCCGGCATTAAGCGAAAAGGACAAGGGGTTTATTGCCTTTGCCGCAGACCAGGATCTTGACTTTATTGCCCACTCCTTTGTTCGCAACAAGGAAGATGTCCTGGCGGTTCAAAACATTCTTGATGAGAAAAAATCTCCAATCAAAATTATCGCCAAGATTGAAAATGCCCAAGGGGTCGATAAGCTTCGGGAAATTCTGGAATATGCCTATGGGGTGATGGTGGCCAGGGGTGATTTAGCCGTTGAGATCCCAACTGAAAAAATTCCGTTGATCCAAAAAGATATTGTCCAAACATGTATTGAACTTAGACGTCCTGTTATTGTAGCTACCCAGATGCTGCATTCCATGATTCACTCACCACGGCCCACAAGGGCTGAAGTGTCTGATGTAGCCAATGCCTGCTTGGATCATACTGATGCGTTGATGCTGTCAGGTGAGACGGCCAATGGTAAATATCCTGAGCAGGCGGTGCTGACCATGGCCAGGATTGCCCAGGAAGTGGAGTTAACACGAAGCTCATTTATTGACATCCCCTACTCAAGCCTTGGCAATTTGACAGACTATCTTGCCAAGGCCGCAGTGAAGTCCTCCCTGCGTTTGAACACCCGGGGGATTGTGGCGGACTCTCTTTCCGGAAAAACTATTCTGGCCCTGGCCGCCTACCGGGGGGACAGCCCGATTTTCGCCCAGGTCTATGATAAGAAAGTGATGCGCATGCTCTCTTTATCCTTTGGGGTATTTCCCGAGTACATTCCTCTCGGGCCAAGTCCACGGAAATCAGTTACAGGCGCCATATGTCGTTTAATTGAAGAACAAAATTTTAACGATGACGACCTGATTATTGTGCTTTCCGGCAGTTTCGGTCCTGAACGAGGCGCCTCTTTTATTGAAATCAGCAATGCAAAAAATTTCAGTGATCAATGCACGTGGAGCCGGAAATAA